In Streptomyces qaidamensis, one DNA window encodes the following:
- a CDS encoding HPr family phosphocarrier protein, whose translation MAERRVNVGWAEGLHARPASIFVRAATAAGVPVTIAKAGGTPVNAASMLAVLGLGAQGGEEIVLASDAEGADAALDRLAKLVSEGLEELPETV comes from the coding sequence ATGGCTGAGCGCCGCGTCAACGTCGGCTGGGCCGAGGGTCTCCACGCCCGCCCCGCCTCCATCTTCGTCCGAGCCGCCACGGCCGCAGGCGTCCCGGTGACGATCGCCAAGGCTGGCGGCACCCCCGTCAACGCGGCCTCGATGCTGGCCGTCCTGGGCCTCGGCGCCCAGGGTGGCGAGGAGATCGTCCTCGCCTCCGACGCCGAGGGCGCGGACGCCGCCCTGGACCGGCTGGCCAAGCTGGTCTCCGAGGGTCTCGAGGAACTGCCCGAGACCGTCTGA
- a CDS encoding alkaline phosphatase family protein, translated as MAQPETAWDPHPEPLTVASAPAPEYGSGSLADLLPTLAAGLGVPDMNAAITELTPADRNCVFLIDGLGWEQLKAHPEDAPFMTSLLATSRGGTGRPLTAGYPATTATSLASVGTGLPPGAHGLPGYTVRNPDTGELMNQLRWQPWTQPGAWQPYPTVFQLAHAAGVHAAQVSSPTFQNTPLTRVALSGGTFLGRLTGEDRMDLAAEQLAAGDRSLVYTYFAEVDGAGHRFGVDSDAWRGQLMYADRLVQRLAEQLPPRSALYVTADHGMIDVPFDEQHRIDFDEDWELSAGVALLGGEGRARHVYAVPGAANDVLTCWREVLGEQFWVASRDEAIAAGWFGPQIDERVYGRIGDVVAAARDDVLLIASEREPKESAMVGNHGSMTPAEQLVPLLEVRS; from the coding sequence ATGGCACAGCCCGAGACGGCCTGGGACCCCCACCCCGAACCGCTGACCGTCGCCTCCGCACCTGCCCCTGAGTACGGCAGCGGATCGCTCGCCGACCTCCTGCCCACCCTGGCCGCCGGTCTCGGCGTCCCGGACATGAACGCCGCGATCACCGAGCTGACCCCCGCCGACCGGAACTGCGTGTTCCTGATCGACGGTCTCGGCTGGGAGCAGCTGAAGGCGCACCCCGAGGACGCGCCCTTCATGACGTCCCTCCTCGCCACCTCCCGCGGCGGCACCGGGCGTCCGCTCACCGCCGGCTACCCGGCGACCACAGCGACCTCCCTCGCCTCCGTCGGCACGGGCCTGCCGCCCGGCGCGCACGGCCTGCCCGGCTACACCGTCCGCAACCCGGACACCGGCGAGCTGATGAACCAGCTGCGCTGGCAGCCCTGGACGCAGCCCGGCGCCTGGCAGCCGTACCCCACGGTCTTCCAGCTGGCGCACGCGGCCGGGGTGCACGCCGCGCAGGTGTCGTCCCCGACCTTCCAGAACACCCCGCTGACCAGGGTCGCGCTCAGTGGCGGAACGTTCCTGGGGCGGCTCACCGGCGAGGACCGCATGGACCTGGCGGCCGAGCAACTGGCTGCGGGCGACCGCTCCCTGGTGTACACGTACTTCGCCGAGGTGGACGGCGCCGGTCACCGCTTCGGCGTCGACTCCGACGCCTGGCGCGGCCAGCTCATGTACGCCGACCGCCTGGTCCAGCGCCTGGCCGAACAACTGCCGCCGCGCAGCGCCCTCTACGTCACCGCCGACCACGGCATGATCGACGTGCCGTTCGACGAGCAGCACCGCATCGACTTCGACGAGGACTGGGAGTTGAGCGCGGGTGTCGCCCTGCTCGGCGGCGAAGGCCGCGCCCGCCACGTCTACGCGGTGCCCGGCGCGGCGAACGACGTCCTGACCTGCTGGCGCGAGGTGCTCGGCGAGCAGTTCTGGGTGGCCTCACGCGACGAGGCCATCGCGGCGGGCTGGTTCGGCCCGCAGATCGACGAACGGGTGTACGGCAGGATCGGTGACGTGGTCGCGGCCGCGCGGGACGACGTCCTGCTCATCGCCTCCGAGCGGGAGCCGAAGGAGTCGGCCATGGTCGGCAACCACGGTTCGATGACCCCCGCCGAGCAGCTGGTCCCCCTGCTCGAAGTACGCTCCTGA
- a CDS encoding VOC family protein has product MTDARGSAGPNGDPPARHVPGAPCWVSLMVHGLDATEEFYGALFGWEFQPGPQQLGPYVRALLDGREVAGLGRLPPDRHLPIAWTPYFASRNADLTAETVRSRGGTIGVGPLDAADAGRLAICSDPSGAVFGIWQAAAHLGTAVSGVPGTPAWNELLTFESASVAKFYRTVFGYEEEPVVSADFDYVALHLGGEPVAGIHGVGHALPRDRGPHWVTYFQVADVDDAVDHLLHLGGQVLKPVHDTAHGRVAGVADPEGARFALVQRPD; this is encoded by the coding sequence ATGACCGACGCACGGGGGTCCGCCGGGCCGAACGGTGACCCACCCGCCCGGCACGTGCCCGGCGCGCCCTGCTGGGTGAGCCTGATGGTGCACGGACTGGACGCGACCGAGGAGTTCTACGGAGCGCTGTTCGGCTGGGAGTTCCAGCCGGGCCCCCAGCAGCTCGGCCCGTATGTGCGCGCGCTGCTCGACGGGCGCGAGGTGGCCGGCCTCGGCCGACTGCCACCGGACCGTCACCTGCCCATCGCCTGGACGCCCTACTTCGCATCGAGGAACGCGGATCTGACGGCCGAAACGGTGCGCAGCCGCGGCGGAACGATCGGTGTGGGTCCGCTGGACGCCGCCGACGCCGGCCGCCTGGCGATCTGCTCGGACCCCTCGGGCGCGGTGTTCGGCATCTGGCAGGCCGCCGCGCACCTGGGCACCGCCGTCTCGGGCGTCCCCGGCACACCCGCCTGGAACGAGCTGCTGACCTTCGAGTCGGCGAGTGTCGCCAAGTTCTACCGGACGGTGTTCGGCTACGAGGAGGAGCCGGTGGTCTCCGCCGACTTCGACTACGTGGCCCTGCACCTGGGCGGCGAACCCGTCGCCGGCATCCACGGTGTGGGGCACGCCCTGCCCCGCGACCGGGGGCCGCACTGGGTCACGTACTTCCAGGTCGCCGATGTCGACGACGCCGTGGACCATCTCCTCCACCTGGGCGGGCAGGTCCTCAAGCCGGTGCACGACACCGCCCACGGGCGGGTGGCGGGGGTGGCGGACCCGGAAGGGGCACGGTTCGCGCTGGTGCAGCGGCCGGACTGA
- a CDS encoding GntR family transcriptional regulator yields the protein MRIPAHSVCTAIRDDIVAGVHARGSRLTEELLARRYGVSRVPVREALRTLEAEGFVVTRRHAGACVAEPTEQEAGDLLEMRMLLEPLGAARAAQRRTEAHLKVLRGLVRLGQERARRGSSDDLRSLGGWFHETLAQASGSPALTSMLTQLRHKIAWMYAVDAPASPVESWTEHGAIVDAVARGDGERARAVTALHAERATGAHRLRFGSGRESADRVRNSQHPVNTASPRH from the coding sequence ATGCGTATTCCCGCGCACTCGGTGTGCACGGCCATCCGGGACGACATCGTCGCGGGCGTCCACGCACGCGGCAGCCGGCTCACCGAGGAACTCCTCGCACGCCGCTACGGCGTCTCGCGGGTGCCCGTCCGGGAGGCGCTGCGCACCCTGGAGGCCGAGGGCTTCGTGGTGACCCGACGGCACGCCGGCGCCTGCGTGGCCGAACCCACCGAGCAGGAGGCGGGCGACCTGCTGGAGATGCGCATGCTCCTGGAGCCGCTCGGTGCGGCCCGCGCCGCCCAGCGCCGCACCGAGGCGCATCTGAAGGTCCTGCGCGGACTGGTCCGGCTGGGCCAGGAGCGGGCCCGCCGCGGCAGCAGCGACGACCTGCGCTCCCTCGGCGGCTGGTTCCACGAAACACTCGCCCAGGCCTCCGGCAGCCCCGCACTGACCTCGATGCTCACCCAGCTCCGCCACAAGATCGCGTGGATGTACGCCGTGGACGCGCCGGCCAGCCCCGTGGAGTCCTGGACGGAGCACGGCGCGATCGTGGACGCGGTGGCGCGCGGGGACGGCGAGCGCGCGCGGGCGGTCACGGCGCTGCACGCCGAGCGTGCGACGGGCGCGCACCGTCTGCGATTCGGCTCGGGCAGGGAGTCCGCCGACCGTGTGAGGAACTCGCAACATCCCGTAAACACGGCGAGCCCGCGGCATTAA
- a CDS encoding M23 family metallopeptidase: protein MAFTRATGKHRRPSRIQRGTARAAGVAALATTGVIGTVAAPAAFAAEPSPEQTGLTPVVTMGDTVAQQIDAQAIAQQQAADEAAAKQKAEETARKQAAELAERAKEAAEKDREAKERAAREAERKRLNAYLAPISGSYVSTGYKASSGLWSSGSHTGVDFHAATGTSVHAVGAGTVVEAGWGGSYGNQIVIKMNDGTYTQYGHLSSVGVSVGQQVTPGQQIGLSGATGNVTGPHLHFEARTSQEYGSDIDPVAYLRSHGVSV from the coding sequence ATGGCGTTCACTCGCGCCACCGGGAAGCACCGTCGTCCCAGCAGGATCCAGCGCGGCACCGCCCGCGCGGCGGGCGTCGCGGCCCTCGCCACCACCGGCGTGATCGGCACCGTGGCGGCCCCCGCTGCCTTCGCCGCCGAGCCCAGCCCCGAGCAGACCGGCCTCACCCCGGTCGTCACCATGGGCGACACCGTGGCCCAGCAGATCGACGCCCAGGCGATCGCGCAGCAGCAGGCCGCCGACGAGGCCGCCGCCAAGCAGAAGGCCGAGGAGACCGCGCGCAAGCAGGCCGCGGAGTTGGCCGAGAGGGCCAAGGAAGCGGCCGAGAAGGACCGCGAGGCCAAGGAGCGCGCCGCCCGCGAGGCCGAGCGCAAGCGCCTCAACGCCTACCTGGCCCCGATCTCCGGCTCGTACGTCTCCACCGGCTACAAGGCCAGCAGCGGCCTGTGGTCCTCCGGCAGCCACACCGGCGTCGACTTCCACGCCGCCACCGGCACCTCCGTCCACGCGGTCGGCGCGGGCACCGTCGTCGAGGCCGGCTGGGGCGGCTCGTACGGCAACCAGATCGTGATCAAGATGAACGACGGGACGTACACCCAGTACGGACACCTGTCCTCCGTCGGCGTCTCGGTGGGCCAGCAGGTCACCCCCGGCCAGCAGATCGGCCTGTCCGGCGCGACCGGCAACGTCACCGGCCCGCACCTGCACTTCGAGGCCCGTACGAGCCAGGAGTACGGCTCGGACATCGACCCGGTCGCCTACCTCCGCTCGCACGGCGTGAGCGTCTGA
- a CDS encoding M16 family metallopeptidase, which yields MTELATMEFHPRPQAGDARPWAFPAPERGTLDNGLTVLRCHRPGQQVVAVEVLLDAPLDAEPGGLDGVATIMARAFSEGTDKHSAEEFAAELERAGATLDAHADHPGVRLSLEVPASRLAKGLNLIADALRAPAFADSEVERLVTNRLDEIPHELANPSRRAAKELSKELFPSDARMSRPRQGTEETVAAIDSAAVRGFYEKHVRPATATAVVVGDLTGIDLDTLLGDTLGAWTGSSAEPRPVPPVTADDTGRVVIVDRPGAVQTQLLIGRVGPDRHDRVWPAQVLGTYCLGGTLTSRLDRVLREEKGYTYGVRAFGQVLRSAPDGTGAAMLAISGSVDTPNTGPALEDLWTVLRTLAAEGLTDAERDVAVQNLVGVAPLKYETAAAVASTLADQVEQHLPDDYQATLYRQLAATGTVEATAAAVSAFPVDRLVTVLVGDAAQIKAPVEALGIGEVTVVAAE from the coding sequence GTGACCGAGCTCGCCACGATGGAATTCCACCCCCGGCCGCAGGCGGGCGACGCCCGGCCGTGGGCCTTCCCCGCCCCCGAGCGCGGCACGCTCGACAACGGCCTGACGGTGCTGCGCTGCCACCGCCCCGGCCAGCAGGTCGTCGCCGTGGAGGTGTTGCTGGACGCCCCCCTGGACGCGGAGCCGGGCGGTCTCGACGGTGTGGCCACGATCATGGCCCGGGCGTTCTCCGAGGGCACCGACAAGCACTCCGCCGAGGAGTTCGCCGCCGAGCTGGAGCGCGCGGGTGCCACCCTCGACGCGCACGCCGACCACCCCGGCGTCCGGCTCAGCCTGGAGGTGCCGGCCTCCCGGCTCGCCAAGGGGCTGAACCTGATCGCCGACGCGCTGAGGGCGCCCGCGTTCGCCGACAGCGAGGTCGAGCGGCTGGTCACCAACCGCCTCGACGAGATCCCGCACGAACTGGCCAACCCCTCCCGCCGCGCCGCCAAGGAGCTCTCCAAGGAGCTGTTCCCGTCGGACGCGCGCATGTCGCGGCCACGGCAGGGCACCGAGGAGACGGTCGCCGCGATCGACTCCGCGGCCGTTCGCGGCTTCTACGAGAAGCACGTCCGCCCCGCCACGGCCACCGCCGTGGTCGTCGGTGACCTCACCGGCATCGACCTCGACACCCTGCTCGGGGACACCCTGGGCGCCTGGACGGGCTCCTCGGCCGAGCCCCGCCCCGTGCCGCCGGTGACCGCCGACGACACCGGCCGGGTCGTCATCGTGGACCGCCCCGGCGCCGTCCAGACGCAGCTGCTGATCGGCCGGGTCGGCCCGGACCGGCACGACCGCGTGTGGCCCGCGCAGGTGCTCGGCACGTACTGCCTCGGCGGCACCCTCACCTCCCGTCTGGACCGCGTCCTGCGCGAGGAGAAGGGCTACACCTACGGCGTACGGGCGTTCGGCCAGGTCCTCAGGTCCGCCCCGGACGGCACGGGTGCCGCGATGCTCGCCATCAGCGGTTCCGTCGACACGCCCAACACAGGCCCCGCTCTGGAGGACCTCTGGACGGTGCTGCGCACCCTCGCCGCCGAGGGACTGACCGACGCCGAGCGGGACGTCGCCGTGCAGAACCTGGTCGGCGTGGCTCCGCTCAAGTACGAGACGGCCGCGGCGGTCGCGAGCACGCTGGCCGACCAGGTCGAGCAGCACCTGCCCGACGACTACCAGGCCACGCTGTACCGTCAGCTCGCCGCGACCGGCACCGTGGAGGCCACCGCGGCGGCCGTGAGCGCCTTCCCGGTGGACCGTCTGGTGACCGTACTCGTCGGTGACGCGGCGCAGATCAAGGCGCCTGTCGAGGCCCTGGGCATCGGCGAAGTCACCGTCGTCGCCGCCGAGTAG
- a CDS encoding DUF5998 family protein, with amino-acid sequence MAKTSTTTQGLRAAIERSGYYPALVAEAVEAAVGGEPMRSFLVHQETTFDQNEVRRHVTVLVLTDNRFIVSHTDEQAADSTSPTPYATTSTESVKIGRISSIVVSRVVANPESYKPGTLPREVVLTIGWGAVSRIDLEPAACGDPNCEADHGYTGNSTADDLSLRVSEAGDGPETVREALAFAQALSEATADTTR; translated from the coding sequence ATGGCCAAGACCAGTACGACGACCCAGGGGCTGCGGGCGGCGATCGAGCGCAGCGGCTACTACCCGGCCCTCGTGGCCGAGGCGGTGGAGGCCGCCGTGGGCGGTGAGCCCATGCGGTCGTTCCTGGTCCACCAGGAGACGACGTTCGACCAGAACGAGGTGCGGCGGCACGTGACGGTGCTCGTCCTCACGGACAACCGCTTCATCGTCAGCCACACCGACGAACAGGCCGCCGACAGCACCTCCCCGACGCCGTACGCCACGACGTCGACGGAGTCCGTGAAGATCGGCCGCATCTCGTCGATCGTGGTCAGCCGGGTGGTCGCCAACCCCGAGTCCTACAAGCCGGGCACCCTGCCCCGTGAGGTCGTCCTCACCATCGGCTGGGGCGCCGTCTCCCGCATCGACCTGGAGCCGGCCGCCTGCGGCGACCCCAACTGCGAGGCGGACCACGGCTACACGGGCAACTCGACGGCGGACGACCTCAGCCTGCGCGTCAGCGAGGCCGGGGACGGACCGGAGACCGTGCGTGAGGCGCTCGCGTTCGCGCAGGCCCTCTCCGAGGCGACCGCGGACACGACCCGCTGA
- a CDS encoding sulfurtransferase, translating to MNAIISASDLAKDLDSAHPPVLLDVRWQLTAARTAGEPPFDGRAAYEAGHLPGAVYVDLDRELASAPGKGGRHPLPDLARFGAAMRRAGVSAGTPVVVYDGGQGWAAARAWWLLRWTGHPDVRALDGGLPSWEGPLEKSVPAPAEGDFVPEPGVTGLLDADAAAALARSGVLLDARAGERYRGEVEPIDPVAGHIPGAVSAPTTENVGADGRFLPAGELRARFEGLGVREGSRVGVYCGSGVSAAHEVLALAAAGIPAELYVGSWSEWSSDPDRPVAVGPDPQ from the coding sequence ATGAACGCCATCATCTCCGCATCCGACCTCGCGAAGGACCTCGACAGCGCCCACCCGCCGGTCCTGCTCGATGTCCGCTGGCAGCTCACCGCCGCCAGGACGGCCGGCGAGCCGCCGTTCGACGGCCGGGCCGCGTACGAGGCAGGGCACCTGCCCGGGGCCGTCTACGTCGACCTGGACCGGGAGTTGGCCTCCGCGCCGGGCAAGGGCGGCCGGCATCCGCTGCCGGACCTCGCGCGCTTCGGTGCCGCGATGCGCCGGGCGGGCGTGTCGGCCGGCACCCCGGTGGTCGTCTACGACGGCGGCCAGGGCTGGGCGGCGGCCCGGGCGTGGTGGCTGCTGCGCTGGACGGGTCACCCGGACGTGCGGGCCCTCGACGGCGGGTTGCCGTCCTGGGAGGGGCCGTTGGAGAAGTCCGTGCCGGCCCCGGCCGAGGGCGACTTCGTGCCCGAGCCGGGGGTGACGGGGCTGCTCGACGCGGATGCCGCCGCGGCTCTGGCGCGGTCCGGTGTGCTGCTGGACGCGCGGGCGGGGGAGCGGTACCGGGGCGAGGTGGAGCCGATCGACCCGGTGGCCGGGCACATCCCGGGCGCGGTGTCGGCACCCACCACGGAGAACGTGGGGGCCGACGGGCGCTTCCTGCCCGCCGGGGAACTGCGGGCGCGCTTCGAGGGACTCGGCGTGAGGGAGGGTTCGCGGGTCGGTGTGTACTGCGGGTCGGGGGTGTCCGCCGCCCACGAGGTCCTGGCGCTGGCGGCCGCGGGCATTCCGGCCGAGCTGTACGTGGGGTCGTGGTCGGAGTGGTCCTCGGACCCGGACCGGCCGGTCGCCGTCGGGCCGGATCCGCAGTGA
- a CDS encoding thymidine kinase — protein sequence MPELVFFCGTMDCGKSTLALQIEHNRSARGLQGMIFSRDDRAGEGKLSSRLGLVTDAVEVGDGQDLYGYLVDHLSQGGRADYVIADEAQFLAPEQIDQLARVVDDLSLDVYAFGITTDFRSKLFPGSQRLVELADRVEVLQVEALCWCGARATHNARTIGGVMVVEGAQVVVGDVTHSVDEVGYEVLCRRHHRRRMTAATSHAAALSPDVLPVTSA from the coding sequence ATGCCCGAGCTGGTGTTCTTCTGCGGAACCATGGACTGCGGAAAGTCGACGCTGGCTCTCCAGATCGAGCACAACCGCTCGGCGCGCGGCTTGCAGGGCATGATCTTCTCGCGCGACGACCGGGCCGGCGAGGGCAAGCTGTCCTCGCGCCTCGGCCTGGTGACGGACGCGGTGGAGGTCGGCGACGGGCAGGATCTCTACGGCTACCTCGTCGACCATCTCTCGCAGGGCGGCCGCGCCGACTACGTGATCGCCGACGAGGCGCAGTTCCTCGCGCCGGAGCAGATCGACCAACTCGCGCGTGTGGTCGACGACCTGAGCCTGGACGTCTACGCCTTCGGCATCACGACCGACTTCCGCTCCAAGCTGTTCCCCGGCTCGCAGCGGCTGGTGGAACTGGCCGACCGGGTCGAGGTGCTCCAGGTCGAGGCCCTGTGCTGGTGCGGAGCCCGTGCCACGCACAACGCCCGCACGATAGGCGGGGTGATGGTCGTCGAGGGAGCCCAGGTGGTCGTCGGCGACGTCACCCACTCCGTCGACGAGGTCGGGTACGAGGTGCTGTGCCGCCGTCACCACCGTCGCCGGATGACCGCGGCGACCTCCCATGCGGCGGCCCTGTCCCCGGACGTGCTGCCGGTGACGTCCGCCTGA
- a CDS encoding bifunctional GNAT family N-acetyltransferase/acetate--CoA ligase family protein produces the protein MQTSPDRHEYPAHWEADVVLRDGGTARIRPITVDDADRLVSFYEQVSDESKYYRFFAPYPRLSAKDVHRFTHHDFVDRVGLAATVGGEFIATVRYDRIGPDGTPASAPADEAEVAFLVQDAHQGRGVASALLEHIGAVARERGIRRFAAEVLPANTKMIKVFTDAGYTQKRSFEDGVVRLEFDLEPTDRSLAVQYAREHRAEARSVQRLLAPGSVAVIGAGRTPGGVGRSVLGNIRDAGFTGRLYAVNKALPEGRKELDGVPAHRSVRDIDGPVDLAVVAVPAEQVTEVVTECGEHGVQGLVVVSAGYAEGGGHEGRERQRALVRHARTYGMRIIGPNAFGIINTSPQVRLNASLAPEVPRPGRIGLFAQSGAIGIALLSRLHRRGGGVTGVTGVSTFVSSGNRADVSGNDVLQYWYEDPDTDVVLMYLESIGNPRKFTRLARRTAAAKPLVVVQGARHGAAPQGHAVRATRLPHATVSALLRQAGVIRVDTITELVDAGLLLARQPLPAGPRVAILGNSESLGLLTYDACLAEGLRPHPPQDLTTAASAADFHAALSRALADDRCDAVVVTAIPAVGEGSVRDAALAEALRSASAAAPGKPVLVVHVELGGLAEALSAASSTAPQTGSGRTRPSAPGRASRAESGKQPQSATGSTPAEDRLPATEAPEGAHLIPAYPAAERAVRALGQAVAYAQWRRDAADPGKVPEYDDIDERGAAALIDGLLARGQGLTLGTDETCDLLGHYGVQVHRALPAPTPDAAVEAARTLGYPVALKATAPHLRHRADLGGVRLDLADEDQLRRSYAELTELFGAPEELRPVVQRMAPRGVDVVVRAVIDPAAGAVLSFGLAGAASQLLGDTAHRLIPVTDREATSLVRSIRTAPLLFGWRGSAPADTRALEELLLRVSRLVDDHPEVVAVTLEPVVVASHGLSVLGASVRLAPPPARDDLGPRTLPAY, from the coding sequence ATGCAGACCTCGCCGGACCGGCACGAGTATCCCGCCCACTGGGAAGCCGACGTGGTGCTGCGCGACGGGGGCACCGCGCGCATCCGGCCCATCACCGTTGATGACGCCGATCGCCTGGTCAGCTTCTACGAGCAGGTCTCCGACGAGTCGAAGTACTACCGCTTCTTCGCGCCGTACCCTCGCCTGTCCGCCAAGGACGTCCACCGCTTCACGCACCACGACTTTGTGGACCGGGTGGGACTCGCGGCCACGGTCGGCGGCGAGTTCATCGCCACCGTACGCTACGACCGGATCGGCCCGGACGGAACGCCCGCGTCCGCACCCGCCGACGAGGCCGAGGTCGCCTTCCTCGTGCAGGACGCCCACCAGGGCCGCGGGGTCGCCTCCGCCCTGCTCGAACACATCGGTGCCGTCGCCCGCGAGCGCGGCATCCGCCGCTTCGCCGCCGAGGTGCTGCCCGCCAACACCAAGATGATCAAGGTGTTCACGGACGCCGGCTACACCCAGAAGCGCAGCTTCGAGGACGGCGTCGTCCGTCTGGAGTTCGACCTCGAACCAACCGACCGCTCCCTCGCCGTGCAGTACGCCCGCGAACACCGCGCCGAGGCACGCTCCGTGCAGCGGCTCCTCGCCCCCGGCTCGGTCGCCGTCATCGGCGCCGGGCGCACCCCGGGCGGAGTGGGCCGCAGCGTCCTCGGCAACATCCGCGACGCCGGGTTCACCGGCCGCCTGTACGCCGTGAACAAGGCTCTCCCCGAGGGGCGGAAGGAGCTCGACGGCGTGCCCGCGCACCGCTCGGTGCGGGACATCGACGGTCCGGTCGACCTCGCCGTCGTCGCCGTACCGGCCGAGCAGGTCACCGAGGTCGTCACCGAGTGCGGCGAACACGGCGTGCAGGGACTCGTCGTGGTCTCCGCCGGGTACGCCGAGGGCGGCGGCCACGAGGGGCGCGAACGTCAGCGCGCCCTCGTCCGGCACGCGCGCACGTACGGCATGCGCATCATCGGCCCCAACGCCTTCGGCATCATCAACACCTCCCCGCAGGTACGGCTCAACGCCTCCCTCGCCCCCGAGGTGCCGCGCCCCGGCCGGATCGGCCTGTTCGCCCAGTCCGGTGCCATCGGCATCGCCCTGCTGTCCCGGCTGCACCGGCGCGGCGGCGGCGTCACGGGCGTGACCGGCGTCTCCACCTTCGTCTCCTCCGGCAACCGCGCCGACGTCTCCGGCAACGATGTCCTGCAGTACTGGTACGAGGATCCCGACACCGACGTCGTCCTCATGTACCTGGAGTCCATCGGCAATCCACGCAAGTTCACCCGCCTCGCCCGCCGGACCGCCGCGGCCAAGCCCCTGGTCGTCGTCCAGGGCGCGCGGCACGGCGCCGCCCCCCAGGGGCACGCCGTACGGGCGACCCGGCTGCCGCACGCGACCGTGTCGGCGCTGCTGCGCCAGGCCGGCGTCATCCGCGTCGACACCATCACCGAGCTGGTGGACGCGGGCCTGCTGCTCGCCCGCCAGCCCCTGCCCGCGGGCCCCAGGGTGGCGATCCTGGGCAACTCGGAGTCGCTCGGCCTGCTGACGTACGACGCGTGCCTCGCCGAGGGCCTGCGGCCGCACCCCCCGCAGGACCTGACCACCGCGGCCTCCGCGGCGGACTTCCACGCCGCCCTGTCCCGCGCGCTCGCCGACGACCGGTGCGACGCCGTCGTCGTCACCGCCATACCGGCGGTGGGGGAGGGCTCGGTCCGTGACGCGGCCCTCGCAGAGGCCCTGCGCTCCGCCTCGGCCGCGGCCCCGGGCAAGCCGGTCCTGGTGGTCCACGTGGAGCTCGGCGGCCTGGCGGAGGCCCTGTCGGCGGCGTCGAGCACGGCACCGCAGACCGGCTCGGGCAGAACCCGGCCATCAGCTCCCGGCCGGGCATCACGCGCAGAGTCGGGCAAACAGCCTCAAAGCGCAACCGGCTCGACACCCGCCGAGGACCGCCTCCCCGCCACCGAGGCTCCCGAAGGCGCCCACCTCATCCCCGCCTACCCCGCCGCCGAGCGTGCCGTCCGCGCCCTCGGCCAGGCCGTCGCCTACGCGCAGTGGCGGCGCGACGCCGCCGACCCCGGCAAGGTGCCCGAGTACGACGACATCGACGAAAGGGGTGCCGCGGCACTGATCGACGGCCTGCTCGCGCGCGGGCAGGGACTCACACTCGGCACGGACGAGACCTGCGACCTCCTCGGCCACTACGGCGTCCAGGTCCACCGCGCCCTGCCCGCCCCGACTCCCGACGCCGCCGTCGAGGCCGCCCGCACCCTCGGCTACCCCGTGGCGCTCAAGGCCACCGCCCCGCACCTCAGGCACCGAGCCGACCTGGGCGGCGTCCGCCTCGACCTCGCCGACGAGGACCAACTGCGCCGCTCGTACGCCGAGTTGACCGAGCTGTTCGGCGCGCCGGAGGAGCTGCGGCCGGTGGTGCAGCGGATGGCACCGCGCGGCGTGGACGTCGTCGTACGGGCCGTCATCGACCCCGCGGCCGGAGCGGTGCTCTCCTTCGGGCTCGCCGGGGCCGCCTCGCAGCTGCTCGGGGACACCGCGCACCGGCTGATCCCGGTCACCGACCGGGAGGCGACCTCGCTGGTGCGCTCGATCCGCACCGCCCCCCTGCTGTTCGGCTGGCGCGGCTCCGCACCCGCGGACACCCGGGCCCTGGAGGAGCTGCTGCTGCGGGTGTCCCGGCTGGTCGACGACCATCCCGAGGTCGTCGCGGTCACCCTGGAGCCGGTGGTCGTCGCCTCGCACGGCCTGAGCGTCCTCGGCGCCTCCGTCCGCCTCGCGCCCCCGCCCGCCCGCGACGACCTCGGCCCGCGGACCCTTCCCGCCTACTGA